The genomic window GGTTGGCGGTATCGGCAGCACCTGACCCAGGGCTAGTTTGGCGGCTCCCACCATCCCCGCCTGGTTGCCCAGTTTGGCCTTGAGCAACTGTAACCCCGCCCGCGAACTGGGTAGAACTCGTCTCTCAATTTCTGCTTGGGTTGCTGGCAGGAAAAAAATCCGCACTAGCACACACCCCACCACCAATGACGATGGCTTCTGGGGTGAGCACATAGATCAAACTCGAGAGGCCAATGCCCAAATCTCGCCCATAGCTTTGCCAAAACTCAAGGGCGGATGGATCGCCTGCGATCGCCTGCTTCCCCAGGACATCCGGTGCCAAACCTGTACGGCGATGGATTGCCTGGATGGACAGATGCTGTTCTAAGGAACCCTGATTGCCACTATTGCAGGGAGGACCTTCGGGATTTAGGGTAATCAACCCCAATTCCCCAGCGGCTCCCTCCGCCCCCACAAACAGATCGCCATTGATAATCACCGCACCCCCTACTCCGGTTCCCAAGGTGAGCAAAATTAGGTGGCGAAACTGCTGCCCAGCTCCCAACCACGCTTCTCCCAGTCCGGCACAGTTGGCATCGTTCGCCAAGATCGTAGGTCTGCCCGTTCGGGTCTCTAGCCAGTCTGCCAGGGGAACATCTTGCCAACCACAAAGATTGATGGCGACTCGGGCAATGCGACCCGCTGCGTCGGCAGGACCAGGGGTTCCGACCCCGATCGCTCCACAGACTTGATGGGGATCAAGGTCGGAGATCGCAGCCACCAGGGTTTCCAGAACCCGCTTCGGTGTAGCTGGCTGAGGGGTTGGGACGCTGAGGGATTGCAGGCAGGCTCCAGTAACCGTGAAACGCCCCAGTTTAATGGCAGTTCCTCCCAGATCAATTCCCATCACTTGGGGAGATGGATGCCGAGTCGCAGTGGATGGGCTCATAACGCTACCTCAGCCCTTGATCCGTTCTGGCATCCGAGTTTGGGTTTGGGTATGAACCGCCGGGGGGGTGGGTCGCCCAGGGTTTGTCGTTGTCCCGTCTTCCCGCTGTTCCCGCCGGGAAGGCGGCGGTTCCGGTTGCAACTGTTGCCGTCCGTTGCGAATCACCCGCATCATTTCCCCCAGTTGTTGTTCCATGCTTTTGAGGACGCGATCGGCGTAGACATCAGCCTCATGCTGGATGTCGTGACATTCTGAGATCGCCAGTCGTCGCATTTCTTCCAGCTCTTGCTGAGCCTGACGATGCATCCGCTCAATCTCAGCCATGGTGTGTGTCTGAGCGGCCTCACATTCTTGCTGCACCCGCTGGCGAATTTGCCGCGCTTCCTGCTCTGCCTGCTGAATAATCCCGATCTCATCAAGAATTTGCGCTGCCTGCCGTTCCGCTTGGTCGATTCGTTCCTGGGCATAGTGCTCGGCTTGGGACAGCAGTTCATCCTTGCGCCGCACCATCTCTTCGGCTTCGTGGAAGGCAGCGGGCAAACTCAGACGAATCAAATCCACTTGATCGAGAATATGCTCTTCATCCACCAAGGTACGGCCACTGAAGGGGAGCCGGGGACTATCTAAAATCATCTCCTCCAGCTTGTTGAGTTCGCGCTGAACATCAAGAGCCTCCGCTGGATGTTGCAGGGGAACAGAGCGAGAATTGAGATGATCCCGTTTCGGGGTAAGGCTAGAGGAGTCAGGACGCAACATTTTTAAAGACGCGATAGATATCTACAGCAACGTGTTGAGGAACCAGGTGATCAACGGAGCCACCAAATCGGGCAATCTCCTTGACCAAACTACTACTTAAAAAACTGTACTCATTGGAGGTTGCTAAGAACACCGTCTCAATCTGGCCTGAAAGTGTCTTATTAACATGGGCCATTTGCAGTTCTTTCTCAAAATCAGAGAGTACCCGCAGCCCTCGGAGGAGAACCGTTGCCTGCTGCATCTTGGCATAGGTAACGGTTAAGCCATCGAAGCTATCAACCTTGACCCCACTCAGGTGACGGGTGGAGTGTTGAATCTGTGTCAGACGTTCCTCGACGGTAAACAGGGGGGCTTTATTAGGATTCCGGAGCACAGCCACAATCACCTGCTCAAAGAGCTGACAGCCACGGTCAATAATGTCGAGGTGTCCTAAGGTAATGGGGTCGAAGCTACCAGGGTAAATGGCAATCACAGGCGGAGATCGCAGTTAGGACAACACAGTTAGGACAACATAGGAACTACAGCACAAAGCCCCCTGGGTTTGAACTGAAGTGGTAGGTATTATAGCCTTAATGCTTTGGAAAGTTTAGTCATGGGTTTAGCAGCAATGGCAAGATCCTGCGTAGATCCTCTGAGATATCTGGGGTGATTTATGCAAATTTATTTAAAGCACTCGGTCATTGTGTCGTAAAAATCCCGGTCGGACTGCTAAAGACGACACTCCCCAGTCAGTCCTTCAGACCTTATAGCTGGCAGTGATTGATCCCAGGTAACCCCAGCGGAGTCTCACGAGCCTGGAAACGACCCAATAGGCCATAGCTCACTAAGCCGACATACTCGCGCAGCACCAGCAGGGAGGACAGGGATCGGTGGGTTGGGAAGGGACTGGGGTGGGGAATCACCTGAAAGCCAAAACTTACAAAGGTCAGGTAGGATCGCAGCATGTGGGGGGCATCGGTAATCAACACTATGTGATAGATTTCCTGGGGTTGGAGCAGTGCTGCCGTATAGCGGGCATTTTCTTCGGTGGTACGGGAGCAGTATTCCCCCGAGAGCTGTTGGACGGGAACGCCTGCTGTCTGTAAATCCGTGATCATTTTGGGCGCATCCCCCGCCCCACTGACAAAAATTTCCGGGGCACGATGGGCCTGCCAAAGTTGGACACTGGTTTGGATGCGTGACGGGCGCAAGACCTCCCCTCGCCCCAGAACTACAATCGCATCCGCCGGGGCTCCGGTGTCAAAGGGCACGAATTGGGCCAGTAACCAGTTTGCCAGGGTGGCTGTGGGGGTAGCGATGGCCAGCAGATAAAACAACAGGGCGATCGCGGCGGGTCGGCTGAGATAGATTTGTAAAGGACGCGATCGCAGCAACCAGGGTAACCCCATCAGCACCAAGAGCG from Neosynechococcus sphagnicola sy1 includes these protein-coding regions:
- the coaD gene encoding pantetheine-phosphate adenylyltransferase; translated protein: MIAIYPGSFDPITLGHLDIIDRGCQLFEQVIVAVLRNPNKAPLFTVEERLTQIQHSTRHLSGVKVDSFDGLTVTYAKMQQATVLLRGLRVLSDFEKELQMAHVNKTLSGQIETVFLATSNEYSFLSSSLVKEIARFGGSVDHLVPQHVAVDIYRVFKNVAS
- a CDS encoding ROK family protein, whose translation is MSPSTATRHPSPQVMGIDLGGTAIKLGRFTVTGACLQSLSVPTPQPATPKRVLETLVAAISDLDPHQVCGAIGVGTPGPADAAGRIARVAINLCGWQDVPLADWLETRTGRPTILANDANCAGLGEAWLGAGQQFRHLILLTLGTGVGGAVIINGDLFVGAEGAAGELGLITLNPEGPPCNSGNQGSLEQHLSIQAIHRRTGLAPDVLGKQAIAGDPSALEFWQSYGRDLGIGLSSLIYVLTPEAIVIGGGVCASADFFPASNPSRN
- a CDS encoding YdcF family protein, which produces MQWTDVTWRLFHGLTHPWLIVPPLLVLMGLPWLLRSRPLQIYLSRPAAIALLFYLLAIATPTATLANWLLAQFVPFDTGAPADAIVVLGRGEVLRPSRIQTSVQLWQAHRAPEIFVSGAGDAPKMITDLQTAGVPVQQLSGEYCSRTTEENARYTAALLQPQEIYHIVLITDAPHMLRSYLTFVSFGFQVIPHPSPFPTHRSLSSLLVLREYVGLVSYGLLGRFQARETPLGLPGINHCQL